From one Triticum aestivum cultivar Chinese Spring chromosome 4B, IWGSC CS RefSeq v2.1, whole genome shotgun sequence genomic stretch:
- the LOC123094796 gene encoding uncharacterized protein — protein MAEKAVWDDAHLNKLIEILREEVEKRNRPLGYLNKKGWANVLEKWEARTGKKYPKDKFKNKLDAIKNEYTWFMELKNEATGLGWDDAKRTVDCSKEWWDEHIKRCQESTGKKCNHMKFKKQGPKHLEDLHIIFYKVHATGASASCAGDISSDGSSDDNVVPLEKPDDSAEMKLASSKKPKPSKKRKQPSNANEEKEEKSPFLRLYKQTCEKIESGVEKITSSVEASSAPLTNHVPTISEVMKMVKECGVKEKTALMHTTLTLIVKPEFREIFNVLETEEGRFDFLEREHEKEMLKHV, from the exons ATGGCTGAGAAGGCGGTGTGGGATGATGCCCATCTAAATAAACTCATTGAAATATTGAGAGAAGAGGTTGAAAAAAGGAATAGGCCATTAGGTTATTTAAACAAGAAGGGTTGGGCAAATGTTTTGGAGAAATGGGAAGCAAGAACGGGAAAGAAGTATCCCAAGGATAAATTCAAGAACAAGTTGGATGCCATAAAAAATGAGTACACTTGGTTCATGGAGTTGAAAAATGAAGCAACTGGGCTTGGATGGGATGATGCAAAGAGAACCGTTGACTGCTCTAAAGAATGGTGGGATGAACATATCAAG AGATGCCAAGAGAGTACAGGAAAGAAATGCAATCATATGAAGTTCAAAAAACAGGGACCAAAGCaccttgaagatttgcacatcaTATTTTACAAAGTACATGCTACTGGGGCTAGTGCTTCTTGTGCTGGAGATATATCTTCTGATGGATCAAGTGATGATAATGTGGTTCCTTTGGAGAAACCCGATGATAGTGCTGAAATGAAGTTGGCATCTTCGAAGaaaccaaaaccaagcaagaagcgCAAGCAACCTTCTAATGCaaatgaggagaaggaagagaagaGTCCATTCTTACGATTGTACAAGCAGACATGCGAGAAAATAGAAAGTGGAGTGGAGAAGATAACTTCAAGTGTTGAAGCATCATCCGCTCCTCTAACAAACCATGTCCCCACCATTTCAGAAGTCATGAAGATGGTCAAGGAATGTGGTGTGAAGGAAAAAACTGCTCTCATGCACACAACCCTCACTCTTATAGTGAAGCCCGAGTTTAGGGAAATCTTCAATGTTCTTGAAACAGAAGAAGGGAGGTTTGATTTTCTCGAGAGGGAGCATGAGAAGGAGATGTTGAAGCACGTGTAG
- the LOC123092061 gene encoding probable transcription factor At3g04930 gives MLPMVDDPSAAGAAASSSFPDADAYGNGDSEDIDFPVDPIPNPPFSSAPVAAPASATATVGERRPLFQRLWTEEDEIVILRAFAEFTAQRGTAFASHQYDTEPFYEEMRRRLQLDFSKSQLAEKLRRLKRKYRNCVERLRCSGNTFSFRSPHEQAVFEIARNIWRPSSDKHGRDPNAADSEDDATITATNAAANGDAKSPSSSKAHRRGRRRRTADLAADASEAPQPYTSGPMPVKTEDSLPAFFPHVSMDGAEPVVAPVVNTESSVLTPLFKEMVRAMLGIGGCPSPLGLGAKVPEQPSAILGIPMEGEKWRQQRILELEVYLRRIDLLQDEVKSALEELKSTPPS, from the coding sequence ATGCTTCCCATGGTCGACGacccctccgccgccggcgccgctgcGTCCTCCTCCTTCCCTGACGCCGACGCCTATGGCAACGGGGACTCTGAAGATATCGACTTCCCAGTCGATCCAATCCCCAACCCTCCCTTCTCCTCTGctcccgtcgccgcccccgcctccGCCACGGCCACGGTCGGGGAGCGGCGGCCCCTGTTCCAGCGGCTATGGACGGAGGAGGATGAGATCGTGATCCTACGCGCGTTCGCCGAGTTCACGGCGCAGCGGGGCACGGCGTTCGCGTCCCACCAGTACGACACGGAACCCTTCTACGAGGAGAtgcgccgccgcctccagctcgaTTTCTCCAAGAGCCAGCTCGCCGAGAAGCTTCGCCGCCTTAAGCGCAAGTACCGCAACTGCGTCGAGCGCCTCCGTTGCTCCGGCAACACATTCTCCTTCCGCTCCCCTCACGAGCAGGCCGTCTTCGAGATCGCTCGCAACATCTGGCGCCCCTCCTCCGACAAGCACGGCCGCGACCCCAACGCCGCTGACTCTGAAGACGACGCCACAATCACCGCCACGAATGCCGCAGCCAACGGAGACGCCAAGTCCCCGTCCTCCTCAAAGGCGCATCGCCGCGGCCGCCGCAGGCGCACGGCTGACTTGGCTGCCGATGCGTCCGAGGCGCCCCAGCCGTACACGTCGGGGCCCATGCCTGTCAAGACAGAGGACTCGCTGCCGGCATTCTTTCCTCATGTCTCCATGGACGGTGCTGAGCCTGTTGTGGCGCCAGTGGTGAACACGGAGAGCAGCGTCCTGACGCCTCTGTTCAAGGAAATGGTCCGTGCCATGCTAGGCATCGGCGGCTGCCCGTCACCGCTGGGCCTGGGAGCGAAGGTGCCGGAGCAACCGTCTGCAATTCTCGGGATACCTATGGAGGGGGAGAAGTGGAGGCAGCAGAGGATTCTGGAGCTGGAGGTGTACCTGCGGCGGATCGACCTGCTGCAGGACGAGGTGAAGTCGGCACTGGAGGAGCTAAAATCCACGCCGCCATCCTGA